AGTGCAACCAATTCCATGGCTCTAATTAGACCCACATTATATAGAGTTTTTTCTGCTCCTGATGTTATTCACTTGCTTTCCAGAATTTTTGCCTAAATCATCTGGTTTGAGTGATTTGATAGAAATAATATAAGTGctggtttggttttaaaagaACTGTTCCTACCTTGGAAGTAATGGAGGTTTGTTGTCCGCCTGTACAATCTGTTTTTTGTTCCCTAGTGCTATAAAACTGTATGATTTGGGTCCTATATTAGGGCAGGAGCTGAAGGATGAGTTGTAACTGCTCTATTCTGTGCCTTTACAATAAGGTGCCCAGGGGACAAGCATGATCGCAAGGGGTACTGCTGTTcaaacagatttctgtttgtCATGCAGGAGATATGTACATAAAATTACTAGACTGTGTGAACGTCCTATTACAACAGAAATCTTGTTAGGCTGAGAAATCAGTCTTACAAAAACCAATACCTGGATAAATTAATGCCCTCATTACATACAAAGGATACCAAAAGATCATACTTAACTGGGTAAGTGTATGCACAAGGTGTGTAAGTGTAGCAGAGGAAGCATTAGAATGCTTTGTAACTGTATGCAGGACAGAAATGTATTGCTGTACCCACAGAAGCAGGGCTTCTTTTGAAAATCCTGGCTTGGAGATGTGGTTAGACACATGTTTATTTGCATCTCGTTATAGGTAGTTGGCTCTGTAAACTTCTGGTCTTGTACCTAACCAAAATGAAGATCTCTactgtttatatatacatatgttcgTTTCATCTCATTTAGTCTTAAAATTTATTGCCAGTGCTCTTGCATTCCTACCAATTGGAGGTGCTCCTtcatcataatttattttactgtaaagCAGAAAGATCCACCAACAGTAGGatcattttaatgaaactttcTGACCTATCAGCACCTCCTGCAtcagattgtttttatttgtttgactGAAATCACTGAAGAAAAGCCTGGTCTGTGGTGACTTTATCTGCTATTTTGTATGGATATCAAATCTCTCTCATGCTTCTCTTTCACTCTTGTTTCTGAGGATCACCTTCCCATAGAACATTGGTTTCACGGAAGAGTCATATGTATACttaataaatgcatttgctgTGTTGAACGTTCAGCTGTCTTGAATCTGAAATAGTTACTCCATTCTGCTTACCTTTTAGAGGcccaaaatgtatttaatttcatgtcTCAGTAGTctgtattttcagtgctgtcctctttttagtcattttttcagtttgtcaaactgaaaaatataaaaatatatgtcaaACTGGTTTATATTGTCAAAGCCAATTCTGAAAGACTGGagataaaaattatttggtttGTTTAGATTTCATTGTGGAATCTTACGAGAGATCTTGTTAGCTTCAATTCCTTTGTGGAGTGGTTAGAAAGAGCCATTCCTGTTGGTTCTCTTGATATTCTAATGTCTTTAGCAAAACTCTCTATTTCAAAGTTATAGATTAATTTGGTTTTCAACAGTGTTTCTCAAAATGGGTTTTCATTTacgtgtttttgttttgttttaatctattCTTGATGTTCTTTTGTTGTTAGAAGTCACATAATAGTGGTCTACCTAATGATTAGCTTTTACAACTTGATGTGTTTGAACTTTGAGGTAGTTTTCTGaggtattttttccagtgacttcGTCCAGCTATCtcttctaaacatttttatgtCACGGTGCCTGTGAATATCAACCGAAGGTGGAGAAACTATTCTGAAAGAGAACACACAAACCCTTAAAGGGTAACATAGTTTATATCGCTAATGAAGTACGACAGATGAAATCTGTCTGTTGCACAGGAGTCAGGGTCATTACAAGTATTCAGGATTTTTAACAGCTGGGTATTCCGTCTGGATATTCCTTGCAGAATAATTCTGTAGCGATTTTATCtggcttttccttctggaataTTACTGCTTCAGAAAGCTTGATTAGCATTAACTAGTCCTTCCTTTAACTTCCTTAGGGTTTAAGGAAGACTTTGAAAGGAACAAGTTTAGGAGAAAAGGAGCATCTTTGACAAGTGGTGTATCTATAAATACACTTAATATTATTACATTGGCCTACAGtgttaatttttctctctttactcTTCTTCCAACATAAAATAGTTGGGCAACTAAcactaaaatacatttctttgcaATATTGGAATAAAGCAGAGTTAACCTAACAATTATTCTGAATTTACATTTGAGTTTTGGCATTCGGAAAATCCAACCAATGCTTCATGTCTTCAATCAAAGGCTGTAGGAAAACATATAAAATTGATTGATGTTTTGCAGATAATACATGATAATGTGTTGCAAATAATACATGATAACATAAAAATGATACGACTGTATAAAGGCCTAACATAAGATTGCTTGTAGAGTTGAATGTTGAGCTACATGTTGAAACTCAAGGATTCTTATAACACAAGCATACAAAACAGCCCAAgtttgaaacagaaaaccaagaaaaaaaggtatgaaattaaatatgttcAGGCAATTTATCTAtaaattaaatgtgattttaaaaaatataaaccaaaaaaatctcAACACTAACTGGAAGGAAAGTGTCAGGCACTAAAGAGGTTTGCTAATTTTCAATGATTGTAAATAttgatttgaaacaaaatatggCTATTTCAAAAATTCATAGATTTCAACATCCAGTTATAAATGTTGAATATAACATTTGCTGGTGACTGAACAGAGTGAACTCCCACCCTAGTTTAggtctttttcattctttagtTACGTCAATTACTTCTGTGTGGGGAAAGCAGGGGGAGTATGTATAAACAAACTGTTAGTAATGTTTATGCTGTTTAATGACATAGGTCACATACACTGAAAACACTATGGGCTTGAGCTCTCTTCCCATTATTGGGGTACTACTATTCCTTTCTCATCCAGTAACCTGATCTGATCTCATAGCTGactctgctcagagcagaaggTTGGTCCAGAGACCTCTTGAGGACCATTCTAGTCTAAATTATCCTGTAAGTCTGTGATTTAGTTATGTCCATTTTAACTTCATTATCAGATTCGTTTGTTTACAGTATGTTTGTACAATAATACGAAGTACATTGCTCTGGTTGCCTTAAAAGTAAACTGTGCAGTATCCATGCATACATGATTTTTAGGAAAACAGACGTTGCTGTTTAAGacattcttcttttaaatttcatgaTTTTGTCATGGGTTCTTGagttttcttaattttagaCAATTTTGTTATAAATCAGATAAAATCATTTGCAGACAGCTGATATTGTTAAAGGAATAAGATGCCAGAAATTTGCAAGGTAAATTTAACTGCTTCAAAACTGTGCCATAGCTACAACACAATTGCTGACAAAATGTCTGAGGTCATCCTTAAACAACTGCTATCATCACTACTCATTCTTTGCAGGGGATGGAGTGCTAGATCTCTCTACAAAGAAAAGCGCAAGGTTGGAAGAACCCAAATATGATCCATTGTGTTCTGAAAACTCGGTGTCTGGGTAAGCAACGTTTAGGACTCTCTTCGgcttatgtaaaagaaaatcgGGGGTTTCTCTTACTTCTCTGAAGTCAGGTTTTATGTTCATAACATATTTGTATATACTGACACACACGTGTGgtttatattttgctttcaaaagaaTTTGTGTCACTCATAAGTGTGTGTCTATGTATATATCATAtgtttcatttgtctttttcctttttttctgtttaaagaaaagttatCAGAACAATCACCAAACTTTAGTTCATGTTActaaaaatgaactgaaaattgattttgtaACACAATAAAAGCAGTAGGACAGTAGAAGAGAATGCAAATATATTCTTTCAGAGTTTACTTAGGAAACTTCAATTTTTGACAAAAATTACCATGTtaatatttagatttaaaatattcttcaacTAACATGAACAATTAAATGACTGTTATCTATAATACTCCTTAatatgagagagagaaagcgcGCGAGAGAGAGAGCTCTTAATCATCATACTTATACTTACATCATGGTTCTGGCTATGGTGTGTGGTGGCAAATAGTTAAATTTCTTTattcagcaagaaaaatgttgttgcATCTGCTGAAAGCTACCACAAAGCTAGTGAAACGCATTGTTTTGTTGGATTTCGTTATGATTTTGGCATCCTCCCATCCACTAGCCATAGCAGGACCCTTTTTGTCACCTGTACGTCTTACAAAATAACTTCTTACCAATAGGAGTCCAATAGCAGTATTTGTTGGATGATGTAAAGttgcattttattaatttgctGATATgaagaagtttaaaaattaatatgacTTTGTAATTAGAAAGCTGTAAATAGTGGCTAGAAGTTTTTAAAcgtgtgttttattttgccaaAATGGACTTGATTGTTAACTACAGCTCTTTACCTTATGGTTGTAGAAAACCTAGTTTTGTGTAAGTCTGGGATGGTTGTGTGTAGTTATGTACTTATTGCTGCAAATTTTCTATGAGGGGGTTGACTCTTTTATTACTTGTTTAGCGGTAACGTCACGTTTCTACTAACAAAAACTCCTTCAGGATTTGGGTATTTAATGGAACGTTAAttgtataattaaaattataacaGTGTTGCTCTGCAAGCATGTGAACAAGGGAATATAGCAAGCACATGAGAATATTATCGAATACTGAGCTAGGATATAAAGTTCTTGGAAGGGCTGCTGTAGAAGCCACCGTATGATTTTTGACGCACTGTCCTACCAGAACTGTAACATTTTGCTAGGATAATCATTTAACTACCACATCTCAAAGGCTTAAAAGTATCAGAAGCAGTGATGTTACCGAAGCAAGGAGTATAATAAAGGAGTGGACCCTTCCCTTCCATAGCTGTGTGAGAGTCTCTCATACATCAGTTTACCATCGTTTCATTCCATCCATCCAGGAGACTACACAGACACAGAGAGGACTATGTGGAAAGAAGTGCTGAGTTTGCAGATGGTTTGCTCTCAAAAGCTTTGAAAGACATTCAGTCTGGAGCACTGGACATAAATAAAGCAGGCATACTTTATGGCATACCTCAAAAAACTTTACTTCTCCACTTAGAAGCCTTACCAGCAGGAAAGCCTgcaccttttaaaaacaaaactcgAGATTTCAATGATAGTTATTCATTTAAAGACAGTAAAGAAACTTGTGCAGTCCTACAAAAAGTAGCCTTGTGGGCAAGAGCTCAAGCAGAGCGCACAGAAAAAAGTAAACTCAGTCTACTTGAAACCTCAGAATTAAAATTCCCAACAGCTTCCAGTTACCTCCACCAGTTAACTCTACAGAGAATGGTCacacaatttaaagaaaaaagtgaaaatctaCAATATGAAACTACAAGTCCTACTGTACAATTAAAAATTCCTCAGCTAAGAATAAGTTCTGTGTCCAAACCACAGTCTGATACTGCTGGTCTTCTGGATGTTATGTACCACGTTTCTAAAACCTCCTCAGTCTTAGAAGGATCAGCTcttcaaaaattgaaaaatatactccctaaacagaacaaaattgaATGTTCTGGACCTGTAACTCACTCAAGTGTTGATTCCTACTTTCTGCATGGGGACCTCTCTCCTTTGTGTCTTAATGCTAAGAATGGGACAGTAGATGGAAcctcagaaaatacagaagatagTTTGGATCGTAAAGATAATAAGCAGCCAAGAAAAAAACGTGGCCGCTATCGGCAGTACGATCATGAAATAATGGAAGAAGCAATTGCAATGGTAATGAGTGGGAAAATGAGTGTTTCCAAAGCACAAGGAATTTATGGGGTACCTCACAGCACTTTAGaatataaagtaaaagaaagatcTGGAACATTGAAGACTCCGCCGAAGAAGAAACTCCGATTACCAGATACTGGCTTATTTAATATGACAGATTCAGGGACTGGCAGCTGCAAAAATAGTAGCAAGCCTGTGTAGAATAATTGTTAGCaaattgttttgtgtgtgtgtgtatgtatgtctGTATACACACACTGTGTGAGAAATACATATGTTCACTCTGACAGAAGACGTGAAATTATACAGTTCAAAAACCACATACATGCcttttgaaaaatagttttattcagGGTTTTCACTGTGGACAGAATTATAGAGTTGCTCACTTAATTCTGATAGTGTGTATTTAATATAATCCTTGTATAAATAGGTGAAAAGATTCAGGTTTTATTTAGTAGTCAATAGCATAAAGATGTTTTGGGAAAACAAGTATTTGTCATGtgaaacataatttttaattgGTGAAAAACCACTCTACCCATTCAACAAACCATCTTATTACGGAAATACACGAACAATGGTTAGCAAACTTCTAAACTTCACAGAATACTTGCAATAAATTGTAAGTAACTCAGATTATACAAATGCaagggattttttaaaaagctagtTCCTTAAAAGAAAGTGAATTTGTGAAGTATTAGTAGGATATAGTacattctgtgaaagaaaaaaacttcatcGTTACTTAAATATCCAAtacaagtaaaaaataaacatttcattacTAAAAATGTGTGTTAGCAGGcataaactgcattttttatcattttaagaCAATTTTGTTGGTGGTTTAGAAAGAAATTGGTGTTTACAAAGTGTACACTTATGAAACCTGAGAAATTACTGTAGTTATAgaattattaaatatgaaataagatGGAATACTAAgagcataaaataatttaaacttaaacctaattttcctttttagtttgaaaaataaGGTGACTTGTAAGGTTTAAAAAGAAGGTTGGAATGCAACTTAGAGCATGTTCATAATGTGCACAGAATGAGCTTGAGAATggcgttttgttttgttgttcttttttttgtttaaacgTGCTGGTTAGTTGACGTTATGActacttaaaatttatttaaggATTGTGTCACACTCCTATTGAAAAACCTCACTGTAACTGTAATGTATTTGCTGCTGtgacatttcaaaacattttcagtttatcAAAATGAATACCAAGTTACATTATCATTTTGCTAATAACCAAATTTGCAGTTCAGGGTCTTgatagaaatacaaatattgaaCAGTGAAGCTGTTTTGAACGTTCAATAGTATAAATTCTTTATAAATTTGGTAGTTAGAAGCTAGACAGTTCACTTTAAATAGGTAACTTTTAATAGAATTTAAGGGAGACCAATTACCTTCATAttgcagtttttaaatgaatttcaaagtATTCACATTGAACTTTATATCATACTTAATTTTTTCATGGAATATCACAAAGAACGTGTCTACATACGAAGAATGGGGGCTTGCTTCATGCGTTTGATACAGAACATCAATGCCCTTTTCCTCTCAAAATATAATCACTTCTGTATGCATCTAATTTGGGATAGAAAAAGACTTCTCTCCAACTTTTATACATTTGTTGCACGTGCATACATTGtcaatttttttcccacttaaaTTTGCCTGTGTATAGGTTAATTATAAAAACTGAAAGGGGACATTAGATACATATGGGCCACATCAGGTAACTTGATTTCTAGATAAACTTGCCATTAAAGTCAGCAGAGAGCATACTTGCAATATTGATGGCAAAATCTAGCCCATATTTATTaaccttattaaaaaataacaacttacattttaaaatacaataatgtTCCTTAAGTGAAGCTGCACAAACAGTGTATCACTTCTTTGGTCTCTCAGATCTATACTGAATCTTCTTCAGTGACTAAGGTTTACTTGCATATTACAAAATGAATCCTTTTTTACACAGAACTGTACCCGATAACAAGGAGGTTACAAAACAGCAAGTGTCAGGgtcatctttccttttaaaagaattaagcCATATTTTGTGAGGGCCAGAAGGATTAAATTCTTAATGCATCCCCACTGGAAAGTGAAGTTGAAAAAACCCTTAAACGTTTCAAGATCTGTCTTTATACAGTTTTACTTGCAAAAATTTGGGGCTTCAATACTTTGCCTAATATTTGTACCATACTGGTGTTTTCTACTCCTCAGACAATATTATAAATTTGAATCTGAAGTTTATATTGAAGGCAAGTTACAGTACTCTTTTTATATCATTTAAAAGATGACCTgaccaaaaaaataacaggattCATAATATCAGGGATCATTTTACTATTGACTTAACAGTACTCAGTAGTTTTGTATGtaatattataattaattttcaacattttagtacttgtatttattttttggtcagaaatagtatattaaaatattttttgatagtTTATAGATGATACTCAACCTGTAAGTGTTTAAAGGAACAGaattatttgtttctaattaTTAGGCTAACCTTTGATTACACAACTAAGGAAAGGCAGGGAAATGTGTAGATTCTCCTTCCCCAACCCCTATGTACTCCattaaatgtcatttaaattaCACACTTTGAACTGTTTTATAAATTCAGTTACCAGTCACTACTTAGTAAttgacattttctgaaaatccatgtttcagcagaattttaaatgaaggCGAAAGCAAGCCCTACATGCTTTCTACTTATTTGAATGTTTCtcaagtattttatattaaaaaacagtGCCTCTGTTTTTAGAACTACTGCTCAGTAAAGCTGTTTAAACCATTTCTGGTAGCTAATgacaattttatattaaattgtaTATTAACTTTAGTGAGACTGATTTTTTAGTTGTTTACAGTACAAacacttgtatttgttttttaattgcagtattTCCATTGTCGCAGTAATTTAGTAAAACTCTGTGGCTGCCTTGATTTTTGACAGATTTTTGTTAACAACTGATTTTTAGGCAATTAGTTATATTTATGCATAAATCAATTGCACTATAAttcatgaattatttattaCAATATTTTCTAATGAATTCCATGTATTTGTCTTGTGTTGTAAATGTACtgtaattctgtttcttctttgtgttgTTATATTCCTAAATCTGATTGTATGAATTTAATTGTTTAGTTAACGTGTTTCTACGTTGTAATTTGTAGTAAAGCACTTCAATGCTTTTGCACATAAATTTACAACACTGATGTGTGATTGATTTGCtcattcagtaaaaaaaaaaaaaaaaaagaaaagaaacacaaaacctgTACACTGACTCATTTGACTTACTCCTGAGGCACATATTTAACAGGGGCATTAGATCAAGACCTGTACAAATTAAGCATTTAATGACTAATTTACTATGAGAATTTTATATAGCAGAGATCATAGCTTTAAGGAAGGGTGGTTGCTTAGAACTGAAATATTACTCATAAATGAGAGGAAATTCGGAATACAACACTATGTAGATATAGAATTAGTTTGCAATGAAAATTATCAAAAGCTATATGGGTGCTTAAATGGAACCAAATATTCATTTTACTAATACTATTGTGgataaaatacagcttttggGGAGAGATTTATTTACTTAGGAAGTTCTGTGAGTACAAATTGATAGTTCCATCAGAGTTCTATGCAGTCCATACAAGTACCTGCAGATGTGTTCTGTTCCCagttctgcttctctgctcAGTCTTCAGCGACACTGCTAGGTCGGTCCAACAGGGACAGAACTTTAGGGAAGGAGATCTTTTGGGAGTCCCCTCATAAGAACACTTTCCTGAGAATTTTCCGGAtttgagaataaatatttgCCTATATCTAAAATAATATGCTGAAGGGCTAGTTTTTAACCTTACCAAATCTCTGCCTTTGTGCCAGTTCTGGACTCCAGTCAATCATCACTCTGTGGTATTAAATGCCCCTTCCATTACAACTAATGTAATTCCATGCTTGACCTTTGTCTTCAGGGGTTTTGTACACGAAAGGTATTGGGGGAGCAGCGTGTAttgctcccttcccctctcaACTCCTCCATTTCCTATCCACTCTCACTGGCCACCT
This genomic window from Aythya fuligula isolate bAytFul2 chromosome 4, bAytFul2.pri, whole genome shotgun sequence contains:
- the LCORL gene encoding ligand-dependent nuclear receptor corepressor-like protein isoform X4, translating into MEKGTDRMAAAAPAPPAAAASSSQCRSPRCTAERRGVRRELDSWRHRLMHCVGFESILEGLYGPRLRRDLSLFEDCEPEELTDWSMDEKCSFCNLHKETVSDRASIIGSSQSTPTEELSSQGQSNTDKIECQAENYLNALFRKKDLPQNCDPNIPLVAQELMKKMIRQFAIEYISKSSKIQENRNGSSFEPSMICKSIQMNQTENSLQEEQDSPLDLTVNRTQEQNTQQGDGVLDLSTKKSARLEEPKYDPLCSENSVSGRLHRHREDYVERSAEFADGLLSKALKDIQSGALDINKAGILYGIPQKTLLLHLEALPAGKPAPFKNKTRDFNDSYSFKDSKETCAVLQKVALWARAQAERTEKSKLSLLETSELKFPTASSYLHQLTLQRMVTQFKEKSENLQYETTSPTVQLKIPQLRISSVSKPQSDTAGLLDVMYHVSKTSSVLEGSALQKLKNILPKQNKIECSGPVTHSSVDSYFLHGDLSPLCLNAKNGTVDGTSENTEDSLDRKDNKQPRKKRGRYRQYDHEIMEEAIAMFKLNS
- the LCORL gene encoding ligand-dependent nuclear receptor corepressor-like protein isoform X3, translated to MEKGTDRMAAAAPAPPAAAASSSQCRSPRCTAERRGVRRELDSWRHRLMHCVGFESILEGLYGPRLRRDLSLFEDCEPEELTDWSMDEKCSFCNLHKETVSDRASIIGSSQSTPTEELSSQGQSNTDKIECQAENYLNALFRKKDLPQNCDPNIPLVAQELMKKMIRQFAIEYISKSSKIQENRNGSSFEPSMICKSIQMNQTENSLQEEQDSPLDLTVNRTQEQNTQQGDGVLDLSTKKSARLEEPKYDPLCSENSVSGRLHRHREDYVERSAEFADGLLSKALKDIQSGALDINKAGILYGIPQKTLLLHLEALPAGKPAPFKNKTRDFNDSYSFKDSKETCAVLQKVALWARAQAERTEKSKLSLLETSELKFPTASSYLHQLTLQRMVTQFKEKSENLQYETTSPTVQLKIPQLRISSVSKPQSDTAGLLDVMYHVSKTSSVLEGSALQKLKNILPKQNKIECSGPVTHSSVDSYFLHGDLSPLCLNAKNGTVDGTSENTEDSLDRKDNKQPRKKRGRYRQYDHEIMEEAIAMVMSGKMSVSKAQGIYGVPHSTLEYKVKERSGTLKTPPKKKLRLPDTGLFNMTDSGTGSCKNSSKPV